In the genome of Candidatus Omnitrophota bacterium, the window GGGAGAAAGATTCCGACGCCCGCAAACCTAAGGAGGATTTGGATTTACCCTTCTTGATCGACTACGCCAAGAAGCGCCATATTGGAATCAGCCTCTATGTCAATCGCAACGCTTTAATGACGCAATTGGACGAAATCTTGCCCCTTTATCGGAAATGGGGCGTTAAAGCGGTGAAATTCGGCTTTGTTGAAGTTGGAAGCCAGGCTGCGATGCGTTGGTTGGCTGAAGCGGTCAAGAAAGCCGCCGATTGCCTATTGATGGTGGATATCCACGACGCCTATCGCCCCTCCGGCCTTAGCCGCACCTATCCCAACCTCATGACCCAGGAAGGGGTGCGGGGCAACGAGCACATGCCCGCCGCCGGACATGACGCGATTTTGCCATTTACCCGTTTTCCGGCGGGGGCGGCGGATCATACCATTTGTTATTATACAAACCGCATGAAGACGACGCGCGCCCATCAATTGGCGGCCTCCGTGGTTTATTACAGCCCATTGCAATTCCTCTTCTGGTACGATAAGCCATCCGATTTTCAAGGCGATCCGGAGATGGAATTTTTCGAAAATCTTAAGACGGTTTGGGATGAAACGAAAGTGATTCAAGGCCGCATCGGCGATTATGCCGCCGTCGCCCGTCAAAGCGGTCAGGAGTGGTTTGTTGGCTGTATTACCGACGAGAATGCGCGAGTTTTGGATATCCCCCTTACTTTCCTGACTCAAGATGCGAAATACGTTGCGCATATTTATTCCGACGGAGACGAGAAAGACGGAACCAAGGTGAAGATCGAGCGCTATCTCGTTGATTCCGCTACGGTAATTCAAGCAAAAATGGCGGCCAGCGGCGGCTGCGCCATGCGTATCGTCCCGGCGGCGGCGGCGGATTCGAAATCATGGCGACAATATGTAAATCCTGACTTTTCAAGATAAATCATTGATAACGTTGCGCGATAAATATCCTTATGCTATAATAACATTATAATATTATAATGAATTGTAGCGGTTAAATCCACCTCTGAAGGATTACGGGATATTATGATAAAAACTCTGAAGTACATTAATGCTTTTTTCATCCAATTGCCCGGCATAAAACAAGTAACGTATGGATATTTATTCTATATCGGGATTGGTTGGCTTCTTTTGTGTTTGCCTTGGTCGCAAGTTAAGAATGACGTGTCCCCTCTGGACAACCTTTTCGTTTCCGCTTCCGCCATATCCACAACGGGGCTTTCCCCCGTGTCTGTATCCGATAGTTATACTTTTTTTGGTCAATTGGTGGTTTTAGCGTTGATTCAATTTGGCGGAATTGGATATATGACGGTCGGCTCTTTTATTATTCTGATCCGCAAACAATCCCTGCCGGAAAGCCGAGTGGACGTATCGCAAAAGGTGTTTTCGCTGCCAGCTGGTTTTAAAATGGAAAAGTTCATCTTCAGCGTGATCTATTTCACTTTGTTGATCGAACTCGTCGGCGCCGTAGCGCTCTATTATGTTTTTCAAACGTTGCAAGCGCCCTTGCCTTTATGGAGCGCCGTTTTTCACAGCGTTTCGTCTTTTTGCACGGCGGGATTCGGCCTCTACAACAACAGTTTCGAATCCTATGGCGGAAGCGTACGGCTGAACGCCGTCATCGCCGCACTCAGTTACGCGGGCGCCATTGGCTTTATTGTATTTGTCGATATTTGGCGCTGCGTAAAAGGCAGCGTGAAAAGCATCACCTTGACCAGCAAGATCATATTGCACGCTACGTTTTGGATTTCCATCATTGGAACTATTCTGTTATTTGTAGCCGAACCAAGTTTTCAAACTCTTCCAGCGGAAAAACGATGGCTGGCTTCCTTTTTCCAAGCCATGACGGCCATGACCACCGTCGGTTTCAACACGATGCCCATCGGTATGCTGTCCAAAGCGTCGCTCCTGCTCATTATCATTCTGATGGTGATCGGCGCTTCCCCTTCGGGGACGGGAGGTGGATTGAAATCGACGACGTTCAGCGCCATCATCGGAATCATGAAAAGCGCCATACGAGGTTCGTCTGAAGTGACTTTTTGGGGACGAGCGATTCCTATCGATCGTTTGATGACGGCCACCGCGACGTTAGGTTTTTACTCTGCGTTGCTGATTACGGGCGTTTATCTGCTTTCTTTAACGGAATCTTTTAAATTCGAGGAAATATTTTTCGAAGCCGCTTCCGCCCTAGGCACGGTAGGATTGAGTACGGGGATTACGGCTTCGCTGTCGCATTTGGGGAAACTGATTATTATTTTCTTGATGTACGCCGGGCGGTTGGGCGCGTTGACGTTCGGCATGGCCTTCTTCCTGCGGGATCGCTCGTTCCAAAGCATCGAAGAGGACCTGGCCGTATGATAATATAAATCTGCTTTGAGTTTGTTGTTTTTAAAATTCCTCTCCCAAGATAGGGAGAGGTTAGGTGAGGGTTGATAGTATTAATCTAAATTATTTCCTCACCCTAGCCCTCTCCCACAGGGCCTGATCTTTACCCACAAGTATTGAGGAATTATGAATACCTGAATCGAGATTGTCGGGAATAAAGAATAACCAAGTTGGTTAGTCAACCCGCCGTTAAAACGGCGGACTATTATCGTTTGCCCCTTTAAAGGGGCATTTGATAATAGCCCAGCCTTTCAAGGCTGGGAGAGAAAAACACATGTTAACTCCATAGAATCCGAATCGTCCGTGAAATCTGCGATTCGAAATTTTCGTGGTATTCGCGCCCTTTCGTGTTTTCGCGATTCGAAAACGTGAAAAATGAAACTTTCTTCCGCCCTTGATTAATGGGGCGCCAAGGGCAAGGTTGTTTTTGTCCTTGAGTAATCCCCTCGACTTGTGGGTAAAGATCAGCCCACAGGGCGAGGGAATTAATATCGCCATTAATAAACGCTGCCCGGCTCGACGGGTCCCGTCGTTACGATATCGCCGGAACTGCGCAAACCATTTGAAGCCTCGTAGGGGAAAATGCGGTAGGCCGCGCCATTATTGAATCCTTCGCGGCCATCGGGGCCGACGCTCAGGACGGAATATTTGGCGCCGCGAATCCAGCAATCGTTATACAAAGGAACTCCTTTGACGAATCCTGGTTCCTGGTCGAAATTTTCAAAGACGTAGTATCCAGCGTGCAGCGTGATGGACGTGTCCCCTTTAAAATTGATAGGATCGGAAAAGGGATCGCGGGGGATGAAGGAGATATAAGCGATCGGCGTGGTCAGAAGGGCCAGTTCATCGTTGCGGTTGATGACCTCGCGGCGCAAGTATTGGTTATTGTCCATGCGGTACATTTCCATCGCCGTACGGATGGAACGCAACTCCGCATTGACTCGGGCGACTTTGGCCCGCAGCTGAGCGTTTAAAAAATTGGGAACCGCAATGGCGGACAAGATGCCGATGATGGCGACGACGATCAATAATTCGATTAAGGTAAAACCATACAGCCTCTTTTTCATCTTTCTTTACCTCCCCAATAAGAGAACGAATTGTATGATATATAGAGCCTCTTGCAAAACTCCATAATTCCTCCCCCATGCTTGGGGGAGGTTAGGTGGGGGTTGCTTTAAGTCTAACATAATCAACCCCCCTCTAACTCCCCCCAAGCTTGGGGGGAGAATTTAAAAGCGGATTTTATTAATTTTGCAAGAGCTTCATATAAATAAATGCATTTAATGTATTTATAATTGCTTGTTATGTAATTCACTTAGGGTATCCCGCGGCGACAATATAGACGGGTTTTTCCTCCGGTTGTAGTCCCATGATTTTTTGTTCTTCGGACGAAACGACCGATCCTATCGGTACGGCGCCAAGGCCCAATGCCGTGGCTTGGAGAAGGAGATTCTGGGCGGCGTGTCCCGCTTCGAGGTGGACGTAGCGCACCGCTTCTTCTTTGTATTTTATCGCCGTTCGCTCGAATACAGCTGCGATGACGAAGATGCAAGGGGAGCCGTAGACATTGCCTGGCGCCAGGCTTTCCTTGGTGAATTTCTCCCGTTGGTCTCCAGAAAGAATCGAGACGACGGCGTGCTCTTCGGGAAGGTAGTGATAGATTCCGCTGGGGAGAATTACGTATAGTTCCAAGGGATAGGTCGCCCCGGCGGAGGGGACGGTGCGGCGATTTTGATCCGGACGGTTGATTCCCTGCGCCGCCCAGAGGAGTTGTCCCACGATTTCCCATTTGGGAACTTCCGGCGTGAAGGAGCGAATCGATTGGCGTTGCCAAAGGATTTCTTCCAGGGAGGCTTTGCCTTTGGTTATTGCTTTGGGCAGTTGAATTTTCTGCGGCGTTTCTTTTTTTTCTTCCGCATAGAGCGATAACGGAATCAAACTTAGGGCGATCATCGATAGTAAGTTGGCCAAGAAGATTTTCGGTCGCATGGGATTTCTCCGCGTTTGTTGAAAAACGATGTTCGATTTCCAAGCAAAACGAGAACGAGTCTCTTTTCAAGGGTTCCAGAATATCCCATTGGACAAAATGAAAATCAAGAGATCGATTACGTTCGAATCGCAGGAAGTAAGCGATCTTTCAAAGAGGTTTATAAAAGGCCGATTCCAAGGTAGGATAAAATAATAACCATATTGAATGAGCATTCTTGATTCGACGACGATGAAACCAGCCGTCCTGATATCCGGCGACCTTGTTCAATACCTCGAAACGGGCGCGATAAAAAAAATCTCTTTTCACGATTTAACGGGCGCAAACTATCCGTGGGAAGTTAGCGTACAAACCATCCCCAAACTGCAAATCCTTTTAATGAAAATCGAAGAGGATGTTCGATCCCGATTTCCGGATCAGGAAATTACTTGCGTCTCATCCGGCCAAGGAATGTATTGGTTGTCGAACGCGAGCATGGAGCGTTTTCTGCGCTTGATGGAGACGAAAGTATCCCGCTTGAAATTCGAGGGTCCTCTTCCCATTTGGAATTGCGCATCGACGGAGTTATTTTCTTTTCATGTTGACAACCTGAGGCGGTTGATTCTGGCGGTTGCGCACGATGCGGCGTTGTTGGAGCGTCTTAAGCCGCATATCGACGGTCAACATGAATATCTGGCGCGGGAATTCAAGACGGGCGAACAAAGTCTCCAAGCCTTTTTGCCGGAAATTATCAAACAGGCGTCTCTATTTAACAATTTCCGCTCCGATGACATCGACTTCTACGAGCGCTGCCGCGTCACTCGCGAATTGCTAGGGCGTAGAGAGACATCGGTAGAGGAACTTGGGTATTCCTTGGAGCGGTTGGATCGGGTGGAAGCCGTATTGAAAACGAGATGCGAAAAGGCATTCCCCTTATTCTCGCAGCGAGTCGAGTCGATTTACCATCAAATGAAAGAGGCGCTGCGGCGGAGCGAAAGCGCTCAATTGAACCGCGCCAACCGGTGGGAACTGCTTTTCGACTCGGCGGGCGGCGTTCCGGAAGGATTCCACGGATATGCGAAATTGACCGCCAAGGAAAGAGATGGATTGATCTCCTTCGTCGATTCGAGAGAAACGGAACTTGGCCAAAGTCCTTTGGGACAAGAAACGTTGTCCCGCGCTCGGGAAGCGCCCGCTGAAATCCTGCGTGAAATCGCTGCTCCGCCAGCAATCGCTATTGCGCCGGCGGCGGAAGGAATCGCCTTGAGCGATCAGGAGATCGTCGATCTGTTGGCGGGCAAAGCCTACGCCGCCAACGATGCGCTTCCGGCGGAAACTTCGCCGTCTCCATCCAAAAAGACAAAAGACGATTACAAACGGATGGCTTTTACGACTCGCCGCCGCTGAGCCGAAATTCGCCTGATTATATAACACCGCGCCGGTTGCGCATCAAGCGCGAATGGCATTGCGCTTATTCGTGCCGAAGCGCTTCGATGGGATCGAGATTCGCCGCGCGAATTGCCGGGTAGATTCCGAAGATGATGCCTACGGCCATGCTGATGCCCAGCGATAGAATCAAACTAAAAGCGTTGACGACCGTCGGCATTTCCGCGAAGAAAGTAATCAGAAGGGGTATTAAGATTCCCATACCCATTCCGATCAGCCCTCCCGTCGTAGAGAGAACGACGGTTTCGATGAGAAATTGAGTGACGATTTGTTTTTTCTTGGCGCCGATCGCGCGCCGGATTCCAATTTCCCGCGTCCGTTCCGTAACCGACGCCAACATGATGTTCATAATGCCGATGCCGCCGACGAGCAGGCTGATGCCCGCGATCGAACCCAGCACGATATTGAAGGTCCGCTTGGTTTCTTCGGCCTGCCGCAGCAAGGCTAACGGCACGTTGACTTTATAATCGACTTTTTTGTGGAATTGCTTCAGCATTCTTTCGATTCCGGCGGCGACGGCTTCGACGTTATCGGTGGAATCCACTTCGACGATGATTTGATGCAATTCGACCATTTCTCGCGATTGCGAGCCGGCGACGGTTCGCGCGAAGATGTCGCCATATCGTTCTTGGGCTACGTCGATCGGAATATACGCGTCGATTTCCTGATCGGGAGTTTGAACGTCGCCGCCGACGGTTCCAGCGTTTTGGACGATGCCGATCACTTCGAAATAATCGCCGCCCAATCGCAGCGTCTGGCCGATGGTTCCTTTCGCGGCCAACAATTTGCGGACGCCGTGCTCCGTCAACACGACGACGTTGGCGTGGTCGTCGAGGTCCCGCTGCACTAATATTCTTCCCGCCGTGATAGGCCGTTGCACCAAATCGAACCAGATGGGAGTCGTACCTACTACCCGCAATTCCATAGCGCGTTCGCCCAATCGTCCCTCTTTGCGGATTTCTTTTACCGGAACCGTTCGCTTAACGTGGGGAAAACATTCGTGAATGCGCCTTTCGTCGTCGTAGAGCAAGCCGTAGATGCTCATCATGATGCGGACATTGGTCATGGATTCTTCTTCGATCGACTTGGCCGAAGAGATGATAATGTTGTGGCTTCCCAATTTACGGATGCGGTCGAGCGCTTCCTTGCTGGCCCCTTCGCCCACGGCCAGCATGGCGATCACGCTGCCGACGCCGAAAACCACTCCCAACATCGTGAGAAACGAGCGTAATTTGTGAAGCAACAGATTTTTAATTCCGAGTTTGACTTCCCGGACGTGTTTGATGAGTACCATTATTCCTTACCCTCGATGCGCTCGATTTTCCCGTCTCTCATGTGAAGGCGGCTCTTGGCGTATTCCGCGATGTCTCTTTCGTGCGTGACCATGATGATGGTTTTGCCTTGTTCGTTCAGTTCCCGAAGCAGGTTCATGATCTCCACGCTGGTGTGGGAATCGAGGTTGCCGGTGGGTTCGTCGGCCAAAAGAATGGCGGGATCGTTTGCGAGAGACCTGGCGATCGCCACCCGCTGCTGCTGCCCGCCGGACAACTCCATCGGACGATGGTTCAACCGTTCTTCCAAACCGACAAGTTTGGCCAACGCGCGCGCTTTTTCGGCGCTCTCTTCCATTTCCCATCCCTTATAATAAAGAGGCAACTGGATGTTTTCCTCGACGGTGGATTGGGGAATCAAGTTGAAACTTTGAAAAATAAATCCTAAATGCTTGAGACGCATATCGCTCAGTTGATCGTCGTCAAGGGCGCTTACGTCATGTCCGCTTAGCCAATATCGTCCCGACGTCGGGCGGTCGAGGCAGCCGAGAAGATTGAGCATCGTGCTTTTGCCCGAACCGCTGGGGCCTAGAATCGCCCAGAAGCTGCCCGTTTGAAACAATATGGTTACTCCGTCTAGCGCTTGAACGATTTGCGTCCCCATATGGTAGACTTTTTTAACGTTTTCCAGCTGCGCCGCCGCGCCGTTGGATGGAAAAGAATTCATCGTCATTGGGATTCGGAACCGCCTTGCTGGGGAGCTTGTTCCTGGCCGCCTCGGCGCGGAGGTTGTCCCCCGTTTTGTTGGGATCGCTGCCGCATCGCGTCTCGTTCTTCCTGCGACATATTTTGGAAGCGCTGGCGCATCTGTTCGCGTTGTTCAGGGGTCATGTTTTGAAAATCAGGCCTGCCGCCGCCCATCTGACCGCCGCCCATTTGACCGCCTCCCGGTTGTCCCTCGCCTGGTTGCCGATTTTGGAAGCGTTGCCGCATCTGTTCGCGTTGTTCAGGAGTCATGTTCTCAAAATCGGGCCTCCCGCCGCCGGTACGTCCTCCTCCCGAACGCCGTCCCGAGTTTGCGCCATCCATACCGGGCATGGCTTGATCCGCTCCCGGCTGCGAAGGACGTCCCATCTCCGATCCTGGCTGGGGTAATGGATTGGCGGCTTGATTTTCTTTGGCTTCCTTTAGAATTTGCGGAATATCGTCGGCGTTTTTGAAACGATCTTCTCCGGATACCTCCGCGGAAGAAAGCGGAGGATTCGTCCATACGATCTCTCCTTTTTTCAAACCGCTCTTAATTTGGGCAAGCCGGTTGTTATCCAGCCCCAATTCGACCGTGCGTTGTTCCCATTGATTCTCTTTGGCCACATACACGGAGAATTTATCTCCGATGCGCAATACGGCGGGAATAGGGACATACACGGCGTCTTCAAAATAGTCGACGATAATAGCCGCCTCGCAGCCCATGCCGCTGCGCAATTCGTCTCCATTGCCATCGATGAAAACCTGGGAGTCGTATACTTTTAGATCGGGATTCATGAAGATGCTCTGGGCGTTAGGCAGCGGAGCGATCGTAGCTACTTTGCCCGTAAATACTTTTCCGGGTACGGCGTCCACCGTGATGCGGACGGGCATGCCAATGCGGACTTTTTCCAGACTGGATTCCTGAAGCTTCACTTCCGCCATATAGGAGGAAGTAGTCGGCAAGTGAATCAGTTCTTCCCGTTCGCGAACCTGCCGTCCTTCCTGCAGAGGTTGATCGTTGCCGCCGAACATGCGCCGCCCCATTTGCACGCTGGTGGCGTAAACAACCAAACCGTCCATAGGCGCCTTGATGACGGCTTTGCCAATCTGATCGTTGATTTTCTGCAACTTGTTTTGTTCTTGCTGGTATTCGGATATTTTCGCTTGCAGCGCCGCCGAGGCTTGTACGATATTGGCGTTCGCTTGCCGTTTGGTTCTTTCCAAAGCCATATCCGCTTGGGAAACGTCGCTGACCAATTGTGCGATTTGCCGTTTGTAAGTGAATTGTTGAAGAAGTTCCAAATCGGTTTGAGCTAAATCTTTTTGAATTTGAATTCGAGTAGCCGAGAGTACGTCCGTTTGCAATTCGGACTGAGACAGATATTTTTGATCGAATAAAATCTTCGACCATTTGACTTTTTCTTGCGCCAGATTCAGTTCTTCTTCCCGTTGTTTGATCATGGAGAGAGATTCTTTTTCCAATTTGGGGAATTCGCCCTCAAGATATTTCCTCAAATCTTGTTTGGCGAATTCAAAGACTAAATCCGCCTTGTCGATATCGCTTTGCGCCTGGCTTTCCACGATCGCCAGATTCTCCCGCGCATTGATAAAAGCGGCCTCGGCGTTTTGCACTTTGATTTCCTGATCGACTCTCTGGTCGATCAAATTGCTGACGTCCAATTCAACCAGGATGTCGCCGGTTTTGACGCGGTTTCCTTCGGGAATGATGAAGAGGATCGTGCTCGATCCTTCCAGTTCGTTTTTGATGATTTCCTTGTTGCGCGCTTGAATGGTTCCCGCCACATCGACGCTGATGGTGAGCGGTCCTTGCTGCACTTCGTACGTCGGTTGGTTGCGGAGGGGATTCTCCTGCAGACGATTGTTGATGGTGGCGTAACTGATCCCCGCGACGGCGGCTAAGGCGACGATGACGAACCAGAAGGATTGGCGGCTCAAAATTCCTTTTTTCGATAGATTGGGTTGCGCGTTCATTTTTTTAACTCCTGGGGAGAATATTCTTTCCACATTCCATTTTCGTCGACGAGCAAAACATCGAGATCGCGCTGCAATTCCAATTCGGCTATGCGGTAACGAACCATAGCCGACGTCAGCGAGTTTTGCGACGAGAGCAACGCCCGTTGCGCTTCCAACACGTCGCGGATGATGACCCGTCCTGCTTGCAGCGAAAGATTGGTGCTAGTTACGCGTCGCTGGGCTAGATTTACGGCTTGCGCTTGAATTTGCAGGCTGGCTCGGGCGTCTTGCAAAGTGCGCAATCGGCTGCGAATGCTCAATTTGATGGAATCTTCCGTATCCTGCAAATCGCGAGATGCTTGTTCCAGGTCTAAGATGCGTTCCCGGTAGGTTTTGATTTCCTGGGTTCGTTCGATGGGCAAATCCAGCGTCAATAAAGCATTATATCTTCCTTTTTCGAAGTTGAGATCGCCGCCGCTTTTAGCGCTTCCCAATAACGTCAATTCCGCTCGCAAATCGTCCGCCGCCACCACCAATTTTCGTTGCGCATCGTAGACTCTTCCGATGGAGGCGCGCAAATCGAGCCGGTTATCCAGAGCCAGTTGGATGGCCGCATCGACGTCCAATTCCATAGGACCGGCGTTTTCTTGCGTCAACGGACGCAGCTCGACGGGAGCATCTGCGGCGGGCACTTCTTTTTCCATCGCATCTATGCCGCTGCTTTGCGAGATGGACTTCGTCGATTCGGTCAACCGCGTCAGTTCTTCCCCATCGAGTTCAATATTCGCATCGGGCGGCAATCCCAAGGACATTTTTAAAGAATCCAACCGGTTTTGATAAGATATCTGGGCGCTGATCCATCCGTTGCGGGCGCTTAATTCGTCTTGGATGGTTTGATCGACTTCGATCGGCGATTTTTTCCCCGCATCGGCTTGGCGGCGCATGAGCCGGGTGTAGGTGATGGAGCGTTGATAATTGGCTTCGGCGTTGTCGATTTGATCGATGGCCTGCAAAACCGATAGATATTCCGAGGCGATGGAAACCGCAAAAGTACGTTTGTATCGCTCGAAAGTGTAGATGGCATAGACGGCATTGCGTTCGGCTTGGGTTAAATTTTCCGCGAAGATGTGTTTTCCCGAACCGCGCAACAGGGGAATAGTGATCGAGGCGTCTCCCGAAGCATCGATGTCCGTTTTGTCGAAGGGATTCAGCATTTTAATCAGATCGAAGCCGATTCTGGCGGAGAGTCCCACGCCGTTCAACAATTGACGGGAGAATCCGCCCGATTCCGAGTTCGTAAAAGTGTTGGTTGTTTTATTGCCGCCTAAGTTGGATTCGATGGAGTTGCTCAGCGAACCGGAGAAGGTATTCCGGTAACGGTCGCGCGTCAGATCGAGATTGAGCGCCGCCAGGAAAACGTCTTCTTTTCTCGATCGATACTCCTGATTGTTTTTAGCAGCGACTTGCAGCGCATCCAAAAGTTTCAATCGCAGCGGTTCGCTGGCGTAGGATAGAGTGGCATGGGAAATCGCTGGCTGCGCTTTCCAATAATCGTCTTTAGGCCAAAAAGGAATAGCCTCGATATCCTTGGCGCTCAATGACGCCGGCGAACTGTAAGGCAGCATTTGATCGAGCATCAATTTTTTCCGCAAGGATTCTTCAGGCGATTCGAGAGAGAACGGTTCGATGCGGCCCAGGGCTTCCATTTGTTTTTGCTCGATGATTTTGTAGGCCGTTTGATCCAATTTTTCCCGGTATTTTCCGGGAGAGGAACAACCGGCCAGCATCATTGCGCCTATCCCGAAGGAGATCAGTTTAAATAGAGTATGTTTGCGCAAAGTATGTTCTCCTCATGCTCAAAATGTCTATTTCTCTATCTATGAAAAACGGTCCGCATCGCTGAAGATCGTTTTTTGAGTATAAAGAATCCCGGTTTCTGAGATCGGTATAATCTTTTGTTTTGGCTATCCGTTCGGCAACCAACGATAGAATTCAAATGAAATCATTTTCACCCTATAGGTCATGGCGATTGCATAAAAAGTTCCACTTAATATTTGCGATGAAATGATTTATTCCTCAATTAACCAACATTGGCCGTTTGCCAGCGGATACTCTGCTCCCGTTAGAATTTGCCGATATTAAGTCCTCTCTTGTTTTTAAGCCTTGAAAGGGTGAAATAAGATAGCCCAGGCCAACGGCTTGGGAACAGGATCAACAAAAACATTAAGCAATGAAAGAGCGAAATAATTAATTCGTATTTCTTCTCTTCATACGGCTAAATAGGTTCATTTTGGCAATGATTTTCTAAGGAAATCTTCCTTTGCATCATCATTTAAAAAAACCGCCCTTCCTCGCCGTCTGTGAATTTTCCGGGGTTGACGATCGGAGGCAAGGGCAAAATTTTTTTACTCTTGACGATTTTAGATCGGAAGATGGATCGCGTCGTTTGATCCATCAATCTTTTTCATCATTTATCACTCGTCATTTCTATTATCCTCACGCCGTTTTCCGCCGATTCAAAAGCGAGAGTAGGAAAAAGACGCCGAATAGAATCGAAATGACGAACAAGGAGGGCGGCAGCTTAAGGGCGATCCGGTCCGCGGCGATGACGCCCGCCGCCGACGAGACCAGGCCTATGACGAGAGCGATAGGGAACAGGTTTGCAAAACGTCTCGCTGTCAGGGCGGCGCAGGCGCCGGGCAGGATCAACAAAGAAGTAACGAGTACCATCCCCGCCGCTTTGACGGAGAAAACGGCGGCGGCCGTTAAGAGAAAGAATAAAAGATAATGCAGAAAACGGATGGGAACCCCGGTAAGCGCGGCGTATTGCGGATCGAAGCAGAAAGCGAAGAATTCCTTATATAGGAAGAGAATCGCAAGCAAGACGGCGGCGGCGATGCCTGCCAGCCAGTAAAGCTCCTGCGCGCTGACGGAAGCCAGACTTCCGAACAGATAGGGAGCGATATCCACAATTTGTTCTCCGCCATTTCGTTGCGCCAGAAATATTTGTCCGAGAACCATGCTGACGCAGAAATAGACGCCAATGGCGGCATCCTCGGAAATCGTTTCCTTGCGGCTGGTCCAGGCCATAAGCCAAGCCGCTGCGAAACAGAAGCCCAATGCGATGGCGTAGACTTTCGTATCCGGAGCGGAGAGGGCGGGATAAAGCCATAGTCCCAAAGCCAGGCCGGGCAGTGCGGCGAAACTAATCCCTTGCCCAAGGAACGCCATCCGCTTCGCATTGACGAATACGGAAAGAAGAGAGCACGAAAAGCCGATCAGCAATGCGGCCAAGAGCGTCCGTTGCAGAAAGGGATATTGCGCAAAATCATGAGATAGAAGTTGAGAAAAATCTTGAAGAGCATCCATCGAATTGTTTTACCACCGTCCCTGCGGTTGAAATTTCTTCCCTCTCCATTCCTTATCCGCTTCGAGCGCGGCGTCCAATTCGCATGGATAATCGCCGGAGAAAGGCTTGCGTTTGAACAATTCGGCCCGTTCGTGCC includes:
- a CDS encoding prepilin-type N-terminal cleavage/methylation domain-containing protein; this translates as MKKRLYGFTLIELLIVVAIIGILSAIAVPNFLNAQLRAKVARVNAELRSIRTAMEMYRMDNNQYLRREVINRNDELALLTTPIAYISFIPRDPFSDPINFKGDTSITLHAGYYVFENFDQEPGFVKGVPLYNDCWIRGAKYSVLSVGPDGREGFNNGAAYRIFPYEASNGLRSSGDIVTTGPVEPGSVY
- a CDS encoding SagB/ThcOx family dehydrogenase; protein product: MRPKIFLANLLSMIALSLIPLSLYAEEKKETPQKIQLPKAITKGKASLEEILWQRQSIRSFTPEVPKWEIVGQLLWAAQGINRPDQNRRTVPSAGATYPLELYVILPSGIYHYLPEEHAVVSILSGDQREKFTKESLAPGNVYGSPCIFVIAAVFERTAIKYKEEAVRYVHLEAGHAAQNLLLQATALGLGAVPIGSVVSSEEQKIMGLQPEEKPVYIVAAGYPK
- a CDS encoding efflux RND transporter periplasmic adaptor subunit, producing the protein MNAQPNLSKKGILSRQSFWFVIVALAAVAGISYATINNRLQENPLRNQPTYEVQQGPLTISVDVAGTIQARNKEIIKNELEGSSTILFIIPEGNRVKTGDILVELDVSNLIDQRVDQEIKVQNAEAAFINARENLAIVESQAQSDIDKADLVFEFAKQDLRKYLEGEFPKLEKESLSMIKQREEELNLAQEKVKWSKILFDQKYLSQSELQTDVLSATRIQIQKDLAQTDLELLQQFTYKRQIAQLVSDVSQADMALERTKRQANANIVQASAALQAKISEYQQEQNKLQKINDQIGKAVIKAPMDGLVVYATSVQMGRRMFGGNDQPLQEGRQVREREELIHLPTTSSYMAEVKLQESSLEKVRIGMPVRITVDAVPGKVFTGKVATIAPLPNAQSIFMNPDLKVYDSQVFIDGNGDELRSGMGCEAAIIVDYFEDAVYVPIPAVLRIGDKFSVYVAKENQWEQRTVELGLDNNRLAQIKSGLKKGEIVWTNPPLSSAEVSGEDRFKNADDIPQILKEAKENQAANPLPQPGSEMGRPSQPGADQAMPGMDGANSGRRSGGGRTGGGRPDFENMTPEQREQMRQRFQNRQPGEGQPGGGQMGGGQMGGGRPDFQNMTPEQREQMRQRFQNMSQEERDAMRQRSQQNGGQPPRRGGQEQAPQQGGSESQ
- a CDS encoding ABC transporter ATP-binding protein; protein product: MNSFPSNGAAAQLENVKKVYHMGTQIVQALDGVTILFQTGSFWAILGPSGSGKSTMLNLLGCLDRPTSGRYWLSGHDVSALDDDQLSDMRLKHLGFIFQSFNLIPQSTVEENIQLPLYYKGWEMEESAEKARALAKLVGLEERLNHRPMELSGGQQQRVAIARSLANDPAILLADEPTGNLDSHTSVEIMNLLRELNEQGKTIIMVTHERDIAEYAKSRLHMRDGKIERIEGKE
- a CDS encoding potassium transporter TrkG produces the protein MIKTLKYINAFFIQLPGIKQVTYGYLFYIGIGWLLLCLPWSQVKNDVSPLDNLFVSASAISTTGLSPVSVSDSYTFFGQLVVLALIQFGGIGYMTVGSFIILIRKQSLPESRVDVSQKVFSLPAGFKMEKFIFSVIYFTLLIELVGAVALYYVFQTLQAPLPLWSAVFHSVSSFCTAGFGLYNNSFESYGGSVRLNAVIAALSYAGAIGFIVFVDIWRCVKGSVKSITLTSKIILHATFWISIIGTILLFVAEPSFQTLPAEKRWLASFFQAMTAMTTVGFNTMPIGMLSKASLLLIIILMVIGASPSGTGGGLKSTTFSAIIGIMKSAIRGSSEVTFWGRAIPIDRLMTATATLGFYSALLITGVYLLSLTESFKFEEIFFEAASALGTVGLSTGITASLSHLGKLIIIFLMYAGRLGALTFGMAFFLRDRSFQSIEEDLAV
- a CDS encoding ABC transporter permease, translating into MVLIKHVREVKLGIKNLLLHKLRSFLTMLGVVFGVGSVIAMLAVGEGASKEALDRIRKLGSHNIIISSAKSIEEESMTNVRIMMSIYGLLYDDERRIHECFPHVKRTVPVKEIRKEGRLGERAMELRVVGTTPIWFDLVQRPITAGRILVQRDLDDHANVVVLTEHGVRKLLAAKGTIGQTLRLGGDYFEVIGIVQNAGTVGGDVQTPDQEIDAYIPIDVAQERYGDIFARTVAGSQSREMVELHQIIVEVDSTDNVEAVAAGIERMLKQFHKKVDYKVNVPLALLRQAEETKRTFNIVLGSIAGISLLVGGIGIMNIMLASVTERTREIGIRRAIGAKKKQIVTQFLIETVVLSTTGGLIGMGMGILIPLLITFFAEMPTVVNAFSLILSLGISMAVGIIFGIYPAIRAANLDPIEALRHE